In a genomic window of Ipomoea triloba cultivar NCNSP0323 chromosome 3, ASM357664v1:
- the LOC116013296 gene encoding lysine-specific demethylase JMJ18-like, which yields MGTELVRHCVKEEAMDISTIPPGFESLASMLKKVDNENKTSCSTPASDLHLQRSKVETDCEPLEGVKMKPQRRRRRSEIKYDQVNNISEDESDCEQKISLRPRLPRGAVHGCDDGVNCPKVTAQWRPEGACRPDLQDAPVFYPTEEEFEDTITYIESIRPRAEAYGICRIVPPASWKPPCPLKEKNIWENTKFVTRIQRIDKLQNRDPMTKRIKINHYKKKKRRRYAKADIRTHGEAANDESERFGFETGPEFTLDSFQKYADDFTAQYFRKNEGQWEPSVENIEGEYWRMVSKPTEEIEVLYGADLETGAFSSGFPKQPHQIGSASEMKYINSGWNLNNLPKLPGSVLSYESSDISGVVVPWLYVGMCFSSFCWHVEDHHLYSLNYMHWGAPKMWYGVPGADAPKLEAAMRKHLPNLFEEQPDLLHKLVTQLSPSILKSEGVPVYRCVQNSGEFILTFPRAYHAGFNCGFNCAEAVNVAPIDWLPHGQTAIELYSGQSRKTSISHDKLLLGAARDAVKAQWELSLLKKNTSDNMRWKDVCGQDGALFKALKARVEMERVRREFLCNPSKILKMESTFDVDCERECYVCFFDLHLSAAGCHKCSPVKYACLNHAKQLCSCSSGSKFFLFRYDITELNVLVEALEGKLSAIYRWAKLYLGLALSSSVNRENKVPGLMGKLSCSSAGLGTKVVNSIPVVASSPQEKKEEKGEELLKAVNSSYTLQKNKPHGELVSFEKKLSLAVQNSLHRVKETNNSFQKRSEGSSKLLPGKQTQVGQISQECSSSNKTLCTDKPEVKTSIPRDDEVIVLSDDETEKPKITVLGRAKDAPEKCKVGPSYSSLVPISTVSTSNSTISGERINSSYVPCCIKAENAQGETSHALQSHSFHDIVPSNVDANKHVGGPQRADSQMQHLQPCESKPNNEDIPKKMDVDGKSRSMDSAQSLLSPSQNNSDRYFRQKGPRIAKVVRRINCNVEALNYGVIQPGNLWCDTRAIYPKGFRSRTKYIDVLDPTNMCNYISEVLDPGRDGPLFMVSLEHCPSEVFIHVSAANCWKMVQERLNQEIAKQRKLGKTNLPPLVPPGSLDGMEMFGFSSPVIIQVLQAMDRDRVCKEYWKSRPLSQIQGSAPGDNLKLTPKPEVDNEAGKRHLLPTGADAILGGLFKKANTDELQALYSLLNNNPSPSDQGSVARLLSDEIHRRGR from the exons ATGGGGACCGAACTTGTTAGACATTGTGTCAAGGAAGAGGCTATGGACATCTCCACAATTCCTCCTGGCTTTGAATCACTTGCATCCATGCTTAAAAAGGTGgataatgaaaataaaacaaGTTGCTCAACCCCTGCAAGTGACTTGCACTTGCAGAGATCCAAGGTGGAAACAGATTGTGAACCTCTGGAGGGTGTTAAAATGAAGCCTCAAAGACGGAGGCGGCGATCAGAGATAAAATATGACCAAGTTAATAACATTTCAGAAGATGAATCTGACTGCGAGCAG AAAATCTCCTTAAGGCCTCGTCTTCCAAGAGGGGCTGTCCATGGATGTGACGATGGTGTCAATTGCCCAAAG GTCACTGCACAATGGCGTCCAGAAGGAGCTTGCAGGCCTGATCTTCAGGATGCTCCAGTGTTCTATCCAACTGAAGAG GAATTTGAAGATACTATAACATATATAGAGAGTATACGGCCCAGAGCAGAAGCATATGGAATTTGCCGTATTGTACCTCCTGCTTCATGGAAACCTCCATGTCCTCTAAAGGAGAAGAACATATGGGAAAACACCAAATTTGTTACTCGTATACAAAGGATTGACAAACTTCAGAATCGGGATCCAAtgacaaaaagaataaaaattaatcattataagaaaaagaaaagaagaagatatgcTAAAGCCGATATCAGGACTCATGGTGAGGCTGCAAATGACGAGTCTGAGAGATTTGGGTTTGAAACTGGTCCAGAGTTTACTCTGGATTCATTTCAGAAATATGCTGATGATTTCACGGCCCAATACTTCAGAAAGAATGAAGGGCAATGGGAGCCCTCGGTGGAAAATATTGAGGGGGAATATTGGCGTATGGTCTCGAAACCCACAGAAGAAATTGAG GTTCTTTATGGTGCTGACTTGGAAACTGGAGCTTTTAGCAGTGGGTTTCCTAAACAACCCCATCAAATAGGTTCTGCTTCTGAGATGAAATACATAAATTCAGGATGGAATTTGAATAACTTACCCAAACTTCCAGGTTCAGTGCTTTCATATGAGAGCAGTGATATATCTGGTGTTGTTGTGCCCTGGCTGTATGTAGGAATGTGCTTTTCCTCTTTCTGTTGG CATGTTGAAGATCACCATTTATACTCTTTGAATTACATGCATTGGGGAGCTCCAAAAATGTGGTATGGTGTTCCTGGTGCAGATGCTCCAAAGCTGGAAGCTGCTATGAGGAAACACTTGCCTAACCTCTTTGAGGAGCAGCCAGATTTGCTTCATAAGCTG GTAACACAACTTTCCCCTTCCATACTAAAGTCTGAAGGAGTGCCAGTTTATCGATGTGTTCAAAACTCAGGGGAGTTTATTCTCACCTTCCCTCGAGCATATCATGCTGGTTTCAATTGTGGCTTCAACTGTGCTGAAGCTGTAAATGTAGCTCCAATAGATTGGTTACCCCACGGACAGACTGCTATTGAGCTCTATTCTGGTCAAAGCCGCAAGACATCCATTTCACATGATAAACTTTTGCTTGGTGCAGCAAGGGATGCAGTTAAAGCACAATGGGAACTTAGTTTACTGAAGAAGAATACTTCAGATAATATGAGATGGAAAGATGTTTGTGGACAAGATGGGGCATTGTTTAAAGCATTAAAG GCTCGTGTTGAGATGGAACGAGTTAGGAGGGAGTTTCTCTGCAATCCCTCAAAGATATTAAAGATGGAGAGCACTTTTGATGTTGATTGTGAGAGGGAATGCTATGTCTGCTTTTTTGATCTGCATCTCTCTGCAGCAGGATGCCACAAATGCTCACCTGTAAAATATGCATGCTTGAATCATGCAAAACAATTGTGTTCATGTTCTTCTGGTTCTAAATTCTTCCTTTTTCGTTATGACATTACTGAGTTAAATGTGTTGGTCGAAGCGTTGGAGGGGAAACTAAGTGCAATATATCGATGGGCAAAGCTATATCTGGGACTGGCCTTGAGTTCTTCTGTAAACAGAGAGAATAAGGTTCCAGGGCTCATGGGTAAGTTATCTTGCTCTTCTGCAGGATTGGGAACAAAAGTGGTAAATTCAATACCGGTTGTGGCTTCTTCACCACAAGAGAAGAAAGAGGAGAAGGGTGAGGAACTCTTGAAAGCAGTTAACAGCAGCTATACCTTGCAGAAAAATAAACCGCATGGTGAGCTAGTGTCTTTTGAAAAGAAGCTGTCTTTGGCAGTACAGAATTCTCTCCATAGAGTCAAGGAAACAAACAACAGCTTCCAAAAAAGAAGCGAAGGATCCTCAAAGTTGCTTCCTGGTAAACAAACTCAAGTTGGTCAGATTTCCCAAGAGTGTTCATCATCCAATAAAACCTTATGTACAGATAAGCCAGAAGTAAAAACTTCAATTCCCCGAGATGATGAGGTTATTGTCCTCAGTGATGATGAGACAGAGAAGCCAAAGATAACAGTTCTTGGGAGAGCAAAGGATGCTCCTGAAAAGTGCAAGGTTGGCCCAAGTTACAGTAGTTTAGTGCCCATCTCGACTGTCTCCACAAGTAATTCTACAATCAGTGGAGAAAGAATTAATTCTTCGTATGTACCCTGCTGCATAAAAGCTGAGAATGCTCAAGGTGAAACAAGTCATGCTCTACAAAGCCATTCCTTCCATGACATTGTGCCTTCCAATGTTGATGCTAATAAACATGTTGGGGGTCCTCAGAGAGCGGATAGTCAAATGCAACATCTGCAACCATGTGAAAGCAAACCCAATAACGAAGATATTCCTAAGAAAATGGATGTTGATGGCAAGTCAAGGTCAATGGATAGTGCACAATCTCTATTATCTCCCTCTCAAAATAATTCTGACAGATATTTCCGACAAAAGGGTCCTCGCATTGCTAAAGTGGTGAGAAGAATCAATTGCAATGTTGAAGCTCTGAATTATGGAGTTATCCAGCCTGGAAACTTATGGTGCGACACTCGGGCTATTTATCCGAAGG GATTTCGCAGTCGTACCAAATATATAGATGTTTTAGATCCAACAAACATGTGCAACTATATTTCTGAAGTTCTGGATCCAGGACGAGATGGACCTTTGTTTATG GTCTCCTTGGAGCATTGTCCAAGTGAAGTATTTATCCATGTATCAGCAGCCAATTGTTGGAAAATGGTTCAGGAAAGGCTGAATCAAGAGATTGCTAAGCAACGTAAGTTAGGAAAGACAAACCTTCCTCCACTTGTACCTCCTGGAAGTCTTGATGGCATGGAAATGTTTGGTTTTTCTTCACCGGTAATCATTCAG GTTCTTCAAGCTATGGACCGAGACAGAGTGTGCAAGGAGTACTGGAAATCACGGCCACTTTCGCAGATTCAAGGTTCTGCGCCTGGAGACAACCTGAAACTGACACCAAAACCAGAGGTCGATAACGAAGCTGGAAAACGCCATCTTCTACCCACAGGAGCTGATGCAATACTTGGTGGCCTGTTTAAGAAAGCTAATACTGACGAACTTCAGGCACTATACAGTTTATTAAACAACAATCCCTCGCCTTCTGATCAAGGATCAGTGGCTCGGCTTCTTAGTGATGAGATTCATAGACGGGGTAGATAA
- the LOC116012967 gene encoding protein LIGHT-DEPENDENT SHORT HYPOCOTYLS 1-like: MVTETLKLPDFETLAEKYQMDFITPQGIMNPSSGIMVPSTDLVFTGNATTTTIHAPAAPPRPPPLSRYENQKRRDWNTFCQYLRNHRPPVSLLLCSGAHVLEFLRYLDQFGKTKVHNQNCPFFGVPNPPAPCPCPLRQAWGSLDALIGRLRAAYEEHGGRPELNPFGARAVRLFLRDVRDFQSKSRGISYEKKRKRSTTATTVTTSSKHKVVAVTLQAPHASNAI, translated from the exons ATGGTAACAGAAACACTAAAACTACCGGATTTTGAAACCCTAGCAGAGAAATACCAAATGGATTTCATTACACCGCAAGGAATTATGAATCCGAGCTCCGGAATCATGGTTCCGAGCACCGATTTAGTATTTACCGGCAACGCGACGACAACGACGATCCACGCACCAGCAGCTCCGCCGCGGCCGCCGCCTCTGAGTCGGTACGAGAACCAGAAGCGGCGGGACTGGAACACGTTCTGCCAGTACCTCCGCAACCACCGGCCTCCAGTTTCGCTTCT ACTCTGTAGTGGTGCTCACGTGCTGGAGTTTCTCCGGTACCTGGACCAGTTCGGGAAGACTAAAGTCCACAACCAGAACTGTCCCTTCTTCGGCGTCCCTAACCCTCCGGCGCCGTGCCCCTGCCCGCTGAGGCAAGCGTGGGGCAGCCTGGACGCGCTCATCGGCCGCCTCCGCGCCGCCTACGAAGAGCACGGCGGCAGGCCGGAGTTAAACCCGTTCGGCGCCCGCGCCGTGCGGCTGTTCCTCCGCGACGTTCGGGATTTCCAGTCCAAGTCTAGAGGGATTAGCTACGAGAAGAAACGGAAGCGGTCGACGACGGCGACGACGGTAACGACGTCGTCAAAGCACAAGGTGGTCGCCGTCACCCTTCAAGCTCCTCATGCAAGTAATGCTATCTGA
- the LOC116013661 gene encoding probable low-specificity L-threonine aldolase 1 — protein MVTRTVDLRSDTVTKPTEAMRAAMASAEVDDDVLGYDPTAQRLEAEIAKIMGKEAGLFVPSGTMGNLISVLTHCPIRGSEIILGDYSHIHIYENGGISTIGGVHPRTIKNNDDGTMDLDQIEAAIRDPRFEICFPTTRLICLENSHAHSGGRCLSAEYTDKVGELAKKHGLKLHIDGARIFNASAALGVPPSRLVQAADSVSVCLSKGLGAPVGSVIVGSKTFIDRARIMRKTLGGGMRQLGVLCAAALVGLQEHVGKLEGDHKKAKTLAEGLNKISGLEVDMATVETNIVFCDILKEANTTEMELCKRLAEHGVLVLPEGPKRIRFVIHHQISDTDVQYALSRVQHAVAGVCVAGVANGSGDH, from the exons ATGGTGACAAGAACTGTGGATCTCCGCTCTGACACAGTTACTAAACCAACAGAAGCCATGCGGGCTGCGATGGCAAGTGCTGAAGTAGATGATGACGTCTTGGGTTATGACCCAACAGCCCAACGCCTTGAAGCAGAAATCGCAAAGATCATGGGCAAAGAAGCTGGTCTTTTTGTTCCTTCAGGCACGATGGGTAACCTTATTAGTGTTCTTACTCATTGTCCAATTAGGGGAAGTGAAATCATCCTTGGTGATTATTCGCATATCCACATTTATGAAAATGGAGGTATTTCCACCATTGGAGGTGTTCATCCGAGAACAATCAAGAACAATGATGATGGAACCATGGATCTTGATCAGATTGAAGCTGCAATCCGAGATCCTAGATTTGAGATATGTTTCCCAACCACTAGACTGATCTGCTTGGAAAATTCACATGCACA CTCTGGTGGTAGATGCCTCTCAGCAGAGTATACAGACAAAGTTGGAGAGCTCGCAAAGAAGCATGGGCTGAAACTTCATATTGATGGAGCTCGCATATTCAATGCATCTGCT GCCCTTGGCGTTCCTCCTAGTAGGCTTGTACAGGCTGCCGACTCTGTTTCT GTTTGTCTGTCAAAAGGTCTGGGCGCTCCAGTAGGAAGTGTAATTGTTGGTTCGAAAACCTTCATTGACAGG GCAAGGATTATGAGAAAGACCTTAGGCGGTGGAATGAGACAGTTAGGCGTCTTGTGTGCTGCTGCTCTTGTTGGATTACAAGAACATGTCGGTAAGCTCGAAGGGGATCACAAAAAGGCTAAAACTTTAGCAG AGGGGCTTAACAAAATTAGCGGACTGGAAGTTGATATGGCTACAGTAGAAACAAACATT GTATTCTGCGATATACTTAAGGAAGCAAACACAACAGAAATGGAGCTCTGCAAGAGGCTAGCGGAACATGGCGTGCTCGTTCTACCAGAAGGCCCTAAGAG AATCAGGTTCGTGATTCACCACCAGATTTCCGACACTGATGTGCAGTATGCATTATCCCGAGTTCAG CACGCTGTGGCTGGAGTTTGCGTGGCTGGAGTGGCAAACGGAAGCGGGGACCATTGA